One Cryptomeria japonica chromosome 9, Sugi_1.0, whole genome shotgun sequence genomic window carries:
- the LOC131858538 gene encoding uncharacterized protein LOC131858538, protein MVQEKFWRPKLSAEAAKVLEVNPNVEASRVMTVELSTDAWKDSLSFLFDKALFVKWGGLWLTFSKFRNWCDKNWGEGMDLKTLGNGYYQVVCPTAQDRVWILENGPFFLEGKGLNILVWKPNFNPCEALVEKTLIRIKLPGLPQEYKDLETLKQIGDNLGEFVMSEELVDPSDFSLVSRLCINWQPIHNLPDKLKIKKGMGIWKQKVILEEDMESCAKCTIKIHPTGFCQKENKGKDVMRHHLEKEIIRMSEGYHGECLWNEKDWEIQSLTKYIGNFAEIIQMDKYDSQKNVIDESFVSEAHSFYLYNREIGLRNTRAY, encoded by the coding sequence ATGGTGCAGGAGAAGTTCTGGCGACCGAAACTCTCCGCAGAAGCAGCTAAGGTCCTAGAGGTAAACCCTAATGTTGAAGCTAGTAGAGTAATGACTGTAGAGCTTTCAACTGATGCATGGAAGGATTCACTCAGTTTTTTGTTTGATAAAGCCCTTTTCGTCAAATGGGGAGGACTATGGCTAACTTTTTCCAAATTTAGAAACTGGTGTGACAAAAATTGGGGGGAGGGCATGGACCTCAAAACGCTGGGAAATGGCTATTATCAAGTAGTCTGCCCGACTGCACAGGATAGAGTTTGGATACTAGAGAATGGGCCTttttttcttgaaggaaaaggattAAACATCTTAGTATGGAAACCAAACTTTAACCCGTGTGAAGCCCTAGTTGAAAAAACCCTCATCCGGATTAAACTACCCGGCCTTCCACAGGAATACAAGGATTTAGAGACGCTGAAACAAATAGGTGACAATTTGGGGGAATTTGTAAtgtcagaagaacttgttgacccCTCCGATTTCAGCCTAGTCTCTAGACTATGCATTAACTGGCAGCCAATTCACAATCTTCCTGACAAACTAAAGATTAAAAAAGGGATGGGGATATGGAAACAAAAAGTGATACTGGAGGAAGACATGGAATCATGTGCAAAATGCACCATCAAAATCCATCCAACGGGCTTCTGTCAAAAAGAAAATAAAGGCAAAGATGTGATGCGTCATCATTTAGAGAAGGAGATCATCAGAATGTCAGAAGGCTATCATGGAGAATGCCTATGGAATGAAAAAGATTGGGAGATTCAATCTCTCACAAAATACATAGGAAATTTTGCAGAGATAATCCAGATGGACAAATATGACTCGCAGAAGAATGTCATTGATGAGTCTTTTGTCTCAGAGGCACACTCTTTCTATCTCTATAACAGGGAAATCGGGCTTAGGAATACAAGAGCATATTAG